A portion of the Stigmatella aurantiaca DW4/3-1 genome contains these proteins:
- a CDS encoding TetR/AcrR family transcriptional regulator — protein sequence MPSPGSRGTHQERGRRRRAQLIQGVLHVLLEQGLEAVSARSVAIAAKVPLAAITYYFTSLDELIAEALTALLHRWVEQVRRTTRHVRTHPAQADLARWVTQAMLPPGGRASIQAHYELLLACGRRTALAAALARGRGHLDEALGELIAASMPSSPRRPSPPLVLALLDGAVVSALSEGAPVGATLRARLRELLEHTATA from the coding sequence ATGCCTTCCCCGGGCTCCCGAGGCACGCACCAGGAGCGGGGACGGCGGCGCAGGGCTCAGCTCATTCAGGGAGTCTTGCACGTGCTGCTGGAGCAGGGCCTGGAGGCCGTGAGCGCCCGCTCCGTCGCCATTGCCGCCAAGGTGCCGCTCGCCGCCATCACCTACTACTTCACCTCCTTGGATGAACTCATCGCCGAGGCCCTGACGGCGCTGTTGCACCGGTGGGTGGAGCAGGTCCGGCGCACCACGCGGCACGTGCGGACCCACCCCGCTCAGGCGGATCTGGCCCGGTGGGTGACGCAAGCGATGCTCCCGCCCGGGGGCAGGGCTTCCATCCAAGCCCATTACGAGTTGCTGCTGGCCTGCGGGCGCCGGACGGCCCTCGCGGCGGCACTCGCCCGGGGGCGCGGACACCTCGACGAGGCCCTGGGGGAACTCATCGCCGCCTCGATGCCCAGCAGCCCGCGCCGCCCCAGCCCCCCACTGGTGCTCGCCCTCCTGGACGGAGCGGTGGTGAGCGCGCTCAGCGAGGGCGCGCCCGTCGGAGCCACCCTCCGGGCGCGGCTGCGCGAACTCCTGGAGCACACCGCGACGGCCTGA
- a CDS encoding DMT family transporter: MAWFVLIVSGVLESGWAIALKKSEGFTRLGPSVTFGVLAMVSFGGLAWAMKTLPAGPSYAVWTGIGAALTATLGILLFNEAVSAVKLVSIGLIIAGVTGLALTGGGH; this comes from the coding sequence ATGGCTTGGTTCGTTCTGATTGTCTCGGGGGTGCTGGAATCCGGGTGGGCGATCGCGCTCAAGAAGTCCGAGGGCTTCACCCGCCTGGGGCCCAGCGTGACGTTCGGGGTGCTGGCCATGGTGAGCTTCGGGGGACTGGCCTGGGCGATGAAGACCCTGCCCGCGGGGCCCTCCTATGCCGTGTGGACGGGCATCGGCGCGGCGCTGACCGCCACACTTGGCATCCTGCTGTTCAACGAGGCGGTCTCCGCAGTGAAGCTCGTCTCCATCGGGCTCATCATCGCCGGCGTCACTGGGCTTGCCCTGACCGGGGGAGGTCACTGA
- a CDS encoding prolyl oligopeptidase family serine peptidase, producing MNNLTRALKFPTARRDPESGYTLHGRRYDDPYAWMERLDAPETQAWIATQEAVTHSVLRAIPEREGLRAAVTRSASYARLSPPIPAGPHGRAFLWQADARDDKLKFMLQRGPEAPLETVLDPNTWASGEALVFAVPSPDGTRVAFGKAVGGTHAAVIHVVDVETGQLLPDRPRGTGHSSLAWRPDASGFFYAACPEPGEVPTGDEAHWNAIYEHRLGSGAPARRIFGDDHVKEYWCSVKLSECRRFAVLFKWDYVHANSVYLLRLADDALVPVAPAMRSLNQVQVIGDSLLVQTDLDAPRGRLCIAPLTAPTEWRTLIPEGADTLQTVTGAGGRLYAVYSHAASHRVRIHAEDGTCLRDLELPALGSVNRNEGEGIVSGISGAWSSDEVWVHFTSYVQPPSVYRYDYATDRLSPYHVPDAGLDASEYVTDQVWYESPDGTRVSMFIIHRRGLPRDGRQVVRLSGYGGFNISVEPRFSALNAAWLKLGGVLAFANVRGGGEYGRAWHEAACKTRRQNAFNDYIAAARWLVSAGYTVPSKLASRGNSNGGLLVAVAALQAPEAFGAVYCRVPILDMLRFPSFGYLSSAIVEYGSPDDPDEGAYLAGYSPYHNVRADRRYPVMAFVSALNDQAAPPHDPLKMAARLQAEGTQGGPYFLLPLRNSGHGGGTTQTALIEQDVDELSFYCWALGSPLPARHDP from the coding sequence ATGAACAACCTGACGCGGGCCCTGAAATTTCCCACGGCGCGACGCGACCCGGAGAGCGGTTACACCCTGCACGGCAGGCGGTATGACGATCCATACGCCTGGATGGAGCGGCTCGACGCCCCGGAGACCCAGGCATGGATCGCGACGCAGGAGGCCGTCACGCACTCCGTGCTGCGCGCGATCCCCGAGCGCGAGGGGTTGAGGGCTGCGGTCACTCGCTCCGCGAGCTATGCGCGGCTCTCGCCGCCGATTCCCGCCGGGCCGCATGGACGCGCGTTTCTCTGGCAGGCAGATGCCCGCGACGACAAGCTCAAGTTCATGCTCCAGCGCGGCCCGGAGGCGCCTCTCGAGACGGTGCTCGACCCCAACACGTGGGCGAGCGGAGAGGCGCTGGTGTTCGCCGTACCCTCCCCCGACGGAACGCGGGTCGCGTTCGGGAAGGCCGTGGGAGGGACCCACGCCGCAGTGATCCACGTGGTTGACGTCGAGACAGGGCAGCTGCTTCCCGACCGGCCCCGCGGGACGGGCCACTCGTCGCTGGCCTGGCGGCCCGACGCGTCAGGGTTTTTCTATGCGGCGTGTCCCGAACCGGGCGAGGTGCCCACAGGCGACGAGGCACACTGGAATGCCATCTACGAGCACCGGCTTGGGTCGGGCGCGCCAGCCCGCCGGATCTTCGGCGACGACCACGTGAAAGAGTACTGGTGCTCCGTCAAGCTCAGCGAGTGCCGCCGCTTCGCCGTGCTCTTCAAATGGGACTATGTGCACGCCAACAGCGTCTACCTCTTGCGCCTCGCTGATGACGCGCTCGTGCCGGTGGCTCCCGCCATGCGGTCTCTCAACCAGGTGCAGGTGATCGGCGACTCGCTGCTCGTCCAAACCGATCTCGATGCGCCGCGCGGCCGCCTCTGCATCGCGCCGCTGACAGCTCCCACCGAGTGGCGGACGCTCATCCCCGAAGGCGCGGACACGCTGCAAACGGTCACCGGCGCCGGGGGCCGGCTCTACGCCGTCTACTCGCATGCGGCATCGCACCGTGTGCGCATCCACGCCGAAGACGGCACCTGCCTTCGCGATCTTGAGCTGCCCGCCCTCGGCTCGGTGAATCGCAACGAAGGGGAAGGCATCGTCAGCGGCATCAGCGGCGCCTGGAGCAGCGACGAAGTGTGGGTCCATTTCACGTCGTATGTGCAGCCGCCATCGGTCTACCGGTACGACTACGCGACGGATCGCCTGTCGCCGTACCATGTCCCTGATGCCGGGCTCGACGCGTCCGAGTATGTGACGGACCAGGTCTGGTACGAGTCGCCCGACGGGACCCGGGTCTCGATGTTCATCATCCACCGAAGAGGCTTGCCTCGCGACGGGCGCCAAGTGGTGCGTCTGAGTGGTTATGGAGGCTTCAACATCTCGGTGGAGCCGCGCTTCTCGGCGCTCAACGCCGCCTGGCTGAAGCTGGGCGGCGTGCTTGCCTTCGCCAACGTGCGAGGGGGCGGCGAATACGGCCGCGCCTGGCACGAGGCGGCATGCAAAACACGGCGGCAAAACGCCTTCAATGACTACATCGCGGCGGCGCGTTGGCTCGTCTCGGCGGGCTATACGGTTCCCTCCAAGCTCGCCTCGCGCGGCAACAGCAACGGCGGCCTGCTCGTCGCCGTCGCAGCCCTGCAAGCCCCCGAGGCCTTCGGCGCTGTCTATTGCCGCGTGCCCATCCTCGACATGCTGCGCTTTCCAAGCTTCGGCTACCTGAGTTCCGCCATCGTCGAGTACGGCTCGCCCGACGATCCCGACGAGGGCGCTTATCTCGCCGGGTATTCGCCCTATCACAACGTCCGAGCCGATCGCCGCTATCCCGTGATGGCCTTCGTGTCAGCGTTGAACGACCAGGCAGCGCCACCGCACGATCCGCTCAAGATGGCCGCCAGGCTCCAGGCGGAAGGCACTCAAGGCGGCCCCTATTTCCTGCTGCCGCTCCGGAACTCGGGACACGGCGGTGGCACCACGCAGACGGCGCTCATCGAACAAGATGTCGACGAGCTCAGCTTTTACTGCTGGGCTCTCGGCTCTCCGTTACCCGCGAGGCATGACCCATGA
- a CDS encoding class I SAM-dependent methyltransferase, giving the protein MTAPMTSADFDRAYRAPFTFWGDIRIPKEVKALARQGNPRSSLELGCGVGRFTRYLAHQGLRATGVDFSSVAIAQARESVARDSVQPEFLVGDVTRLEALSGPFDFSFDVGCFHCFDPQGQLAYVAEVSRLLKPGGIHLIWALDSTPSDLRLSPTAIQEVFAPCFALRDAQKSRRRLAASHWYWLVRASN; this is encoded by the coding sequence CATGACGAGCGCCGATTTCGATCGCGCCTACCGTGCTCCCTTCACATTCTGGGGTGACATCCGCATTCCAAAGGAAGTCAAAGCGTTGGCCCGCCAGGGAAATCCCCGGAGTTCCCTGGAACTGGGGTGCGGGGTCGGAAGGTTCACGCGCTATCTGGCGCACCAGGGATTGCGCGCGACCGGAGTCGACTTCTCCTCCGTCGCGATCGCCCAGGCGCGGGAGAGTGTTGCCAGGGATAGCGTCCAGCCCGAATTCCTCGTGGGAGATGTCACCCGCTTGGAGGCGCTCAGCGGCCCGTTCGACTTCTCCTTCGACGTCGGCTGTTTTCATTGTTTCGACCCTCAGGGCCAGCTGGCTTATGTGGCAGAAGTGTCCCGGCTTCTCAAGCCCGGGGGCATCCACCTGATCTGGGCGTTGGATTCGACCCCGAGCGATCTGCGGCTTTCCCCCACGGCCATCCAGGAGGTCTTCGCCCCCTGCTTCGCGCTGCGAGATGCGCAGAAGAGCCGGCGCCGCCTCGCCGCGTCCCACTGGTACTGGCTGGTCCGCGCATCGAACTGA